In one Halosimplex halophilum genomic region, the following are encoded:
- a CDS encoding metallophosphoesterase → MTDESLAAMLDLTPDSDGSMPRGARDGVGALDASSPRIVSISDIHGYLDAARSALAAVGDHPDFDPLVEADGDGRLHWAGGDESVLVFNGDLVDRGPDNAAVVDLVERLAREAPPGHVRVTLGNHEWGVLFQDLVGWDSWFSGRRSDEDRRRLCEAIADGRVVAAYDGYAFTYAHAGRVSDYDAARLNDRLVEAATELREAVGTDDDAATQKRLVDEYREVLGIGRGGGRAFGAGIAWLDFQFLNESAPPQIVGHTRQQQAVQKGNVVCENVIRANLEDSGGEGVLVETDEEVVALERRGNGSVRKRKLEIPDGE, encoded by the coding sequence TTGACAGACGAATCCCTCGCCGCCATGCTCGATCTCACTCCCGACTCCGACGGCTCGATGCCCCGCGGCGCCCGCGACGGCGTCGGCGCGCTCGACGCGTCCAGCCCGCGTATCGTCAGCATCAGCGACATCCACGGCTACCTCGACGCCGCCCGCTCCGCACTGGCGGCCGTCGGCGACCACCCCGACTTCGACCCGCTCGTCGAGGCCGACGGCGACGGCCGGCTCCACTGGGCCGGCGGCGACGAGTCGGTGCTGGTGTTCAACGGCGACCTGGTCGACCGCGGCCCCGACAACGCCGCCGTCGTCGACCTCGTCGAGCGCCTCGCCCGCGAGGCCCCGCCCGGCCACGTCCGCGTCACGCTCGGCAACCACGAGTGGGGCGTCCTCTTCCAGGACCTGGTCGGCTGGGACAGCTGGTTCTCCGGCCGCCGGTCGGACGAGGACCGCCGCCGGCTCTGCGAGGCCATCGCCGACGGCCGCGTCGTCGCCGCCTACGACGGCTACGCGTTCACCTACGCCCACGCCGGCCGCGTCAGCGACTACGACGCCGCCCGGCTCAACGACCGTCTCGTCGAGGCCGCGACGGAACTCCGCGAGGCAGTCGGGACCGACGACGACGCGGCGACACAGAAACGGCTCGTCGACGAGTACCGCGAGGTGCTCGGGATCGGCCGCGGCGGGGGCCGTGCCTTCGGCGCCGGCATCGCCTGGCTCGACTTCCAGTTCCTCAACGAGTCCGCCCCGCCGCAGATCGTGGGGCACACCCGCCAGCAGCAGGCCGTCCAGAAGGGCAACGTCGTCTGCGAGAACGTGATCCGCGCGAACCTGGAGGACTCGGGCGGCGAAGGCGTGCTGGTCGAGACCGACGAGGAGGTGGTCGCGCTGGAGCGACGAGGTAACGGGAGCGTGCGGAAGCGCAAGCTGGAGATTCCGGACGGGGAGTGA
- the uppS gene encoding polyprenyl diphosphate synthase gives MDRVRQWARGAYERLLELELSGTPSHVAVIQDGNRRYARQRGDDASEGHRAGAQTTEQVLEWCREVGVDELTLYAFSTENFERPEEETEALFDLLCEKLREFADADRVHDSGVRIRAIGETGKLPERVRDAVDYAERRTAGYDNLQLNIALAYGGRAELLSAARDVTREVEDGALGSDEIDVETVERRLYEGPTRDVDLIVRTGGDERTSNFLPWHANGNEAAVYFCTPYWPEFRKVDFLRAIRTYEHREESWRKTRARRALALVRALGGAEVNDARRVLRRFKDALPSAEREALEAETDAEFERTAD, from the coding sequence ATGGACAGAGTGCGGCAGTGGGCGCGCGGCGCGTACGAGCGGCTGCTCGAACTGGAGCTGTCGGGGACGCCGAGCCACGTCGCGGTCATCCAGGACGGCAACCGGCGGTACGCGCGCCAGCGGGGCGACGACGCCTCCGAGGGCCACCGCGCCGGCGCGCAGACGACCGAGCAGGTCCTGGAGTGGTGTCGGGAGGTCGGCGTCGACGAGCTGACGCTGTACGCCTTCTCGACGGAGAACTTCGAGCGCCCGGAGGAGGAGACCGAGGCGCTGTTCGACCTCCTCTGCGAGAAGCTCCGGGAGTTCGCGGACGCGGACCGGGTCCACGACTCGGGGGTCCGCATCCGGGCGATCGGCGAGACGGGGAAACTGCCCGAGCGGGTGCGCGACGCGGTCGACTACGCCGAGCGCCGCACCGCGGGGTACGACAACCTCCAGCTGAACATCGCGCTGGCCTACGGCGGCCGCGCCGAACTGCTCTCGGCCGCTCGGGACGTGACCCGCGAGGTCGAGGACGGCGCCCTCGGGTCCGACGAGATCGACGTCGAGACGGTCGAACGGCGGCTCTACGAGGGACCGACGCGGGACGTGGACCTGATCGTGCGGACCGGCGGTGACGAGCGCACGTCGAACTTCCTGCCGTGGCACGCCAACGGCAACGAGGCGGCCGTCTACTTCTGTACGCCCTACTGGCCGGAGTTCCGGAAGGTCGACTTCCTGCGGGCGATCCGGACCTACGAACACCGCGAGGAGTCCTGGCGGAAGACCCGCGCCCGGCGGGCGCTGGCGCTGGTCCGCGCGCTGGGCGGCGCCGAGGTCAACGACGCTCGCCGCGTCCTCCGGCGGTTCAAGGACGCCCTCCCGAGCGCCGAACGCGAGGCACTCGAGGCGGAGACCGACGCCGAGTTCGAACGCACCGCCGACTGA